The nucleotide window ATGAATCGACGTCTGTTGGCTTGGCGGGGCATGATGCAGGGCATGAAGCGCGGAGCTGTTATCCTGTTCTCTGCCAAACCGGGTGCGAGATTGGCTGGTCAAATTCACAAGCGCACGATCATCGCGCTGCCGTTCGAACCTGTCCAGGGGACCGGCCCCCATTTTTCATTGACATTTAAGGCTTGCTGAAATCCGGTGTCCGGAATGGAACAATTATTTGCACACGGGAAGATAAGCTATGCGTAAGAAGTGGAAGATCATCGTCATAATCGCGGTGGTATTGGTGCTGCTGGTCCTGGCCCTTCGCCAGTGCGGCAAGGCGGCCCTCAAACAGGTGGAAAAGCTCGGCACTGAGCAGTCCCACACCGTCGAGCGCGGCTCGATCGTTTCGCAGGTCGAGATCACAGGCGAGGTCCAGCCCCAGACCGTCGTGGCCATCAAATCCAAGGTCTCGGGCAAGATCGTCAAGTTCTATGCCGATGAGAACGACTATGTGCGCTTTGGACAGATCATCGCGGACATCGAGCCCGACTACAACCAGGCCAACACTCTGTTCGCCACCAAGGCCCAGCTCAGCAAGGCTGAACTGCGCCTGGCCAACGCGCGCAAGGATTTGGCGGACAAGAGGATACTGCTGGATAACGATTACATTTCCCGGGAAGCGTTTGAGGCCGCAGAAGATGAACTGGCCTCCGCCCAGATCGATTTTCAGCAGGCCACGAACCAGTATGAGATGATCCGGGACCTGGATGTGCCTGGCAAGGTCACCCACGTTTACGCCACCGCCTCCGGAATCGTGATCGAGCGCACTGTGAACGAAGGCGAGATGGTGCAATCCAGCCTCAGCAGCTTTGGCGAGGGCACGGTCGTGATGAAGATCGCGGACCTGGATAAGATGATCGTCAAGAGCAACATCAACGAGGTGGACATCTCAAAATTCAGGCTGGGCCAGCAGGCCGAGATCAAGCTCGACGCCCTGCCCTATGAAGAATATTCGGGCCAGATCGTCAAGATCGCGCCTTCCGCCAGCATGGAAAACAACGCCAAAGTCTTCCCCGTGGAGATCAGCATCAACGCCACCGGCAAAACCGCCAAGCCCGGAATGACCGCAGCGGTCAGAATCATTGGAGAATCGCGCGAGGACGTGCTCGTGATCCCGATCCGGGCTGTGTTCACGGACGACAAGAATCAGGATATAGTCTACGTCATGGCCCCCACCGACAGCCTTGCCGCCAAAGGCAAAAAAGCCGTCCTGCCGGCGCAGCCTTTGGCCACGCCGGTTCAATTGGGTGCCAACGATCTGCAGAACGTGGAGGTGGTCTCCGGCCTCAAGGAAGGGGACAAGATCTCCCTCAGCGAGCCCGGAGGCCAGAACTCTTCCCTGCAAATGATGATGAGGTAACAGTTTAGAATGATCGAAATCAAGAATCTTTCCCGCAGCTTTGGCCCTATCAAGGCTGTGGATGATATCAGCTTTGCCGTGGATAAAGGCGAGATCGTCGGTTTCCTGGGCCCGAACGGGGCTGGCAAAACCACCACCATGCGCATGATGGTGGGATTCCTGCAACCGGAAGCAGGCCAGATCGAGCTTGACGGCGAGAGTGTGTTTCAAGATCCTCTTGCCGCCAGCGCCCGCATGGGCTATCTGCCGGAGCATAATCCGCTTTACGACGAGATGGGTGTGAGCGAGTTTTT belongs to Candidatus Syntrophosphaera sp. and includes:
- a CDS encoding efflux RND transporter periplasmic adaptor subunit, with translation MRKKWKIIVIIAVVLVLLVLALRQCGKAALKQVEKLGTEQSHTVERGSIVSQVEITGEVQPQTVVAIKSKVSGKIVKFYADENDYVRFGQIIADIEPDYNQANTLFATKAQLSKAELRLANARKDLADKRILLDNDYISREAFEAAEDELASAQIDFQQATNQYEMIRDLDVPGKVTHVYATASGIVIERTVNEGEMVQSSLSSFGEGTVVMKIADLDKMIVKSNINEVDISKFRLGQQAEIKLDALPYEEYSGQIVKIAPSASMENNAKVFPVEISINATGKTAKPGMTAAVRIIGESREDVLVIPIRAVFTDDKNQDIVYVMAPTDSLAAKGKKAVLPAQPLATPVQLGANDLQNVEVVSGLKEGDKISLSEPGGQNSSLQMMMR